A part of Fundulus heteroclitus isolate FHET01 chromosome 23, MU-UCD_Fhet_4.1, whole genome shotgun sequence genomic DNA contains:
- the LOC105928671 gene encoding leucine-rich repeat neuronal protein 4 gives MASLYGNLVVILFFVSPTMHSHLFAHASTSSPPITRKRITFLTGLGIENDSNDYEDHTSPPKVVPSVRNPRLFSESAFCLYDPCLENQEPCEVLREKTGCLCPGRTGEDTTPHAPRIQALLPITEGEDTGKIEVQWCAPNSVVNSYRVTIEGTADVTKEFGEESRRGLVGYLEVGTKVCVEAKNKAGHSSPTDFSCTRYERPESSDHKLLAGAIGGGVAFILLLTIIAVVLCRRQMCQKAKRESVTGLGNPSYKSERPS, from the coding sequence ATGGCGTCACTTTACGGGAACCTGGTTGTGATTCTCTTTTTCGTCTCTCCCACAATGCACTCCCACCTCTTTGCTCATGCTTCCACGTCTTCCCCACCTATTACTCGCAAACGGATCACATTCCTGACTGGCCTGGGCATAGAGAACGACAGCAATGACTACGAAGACCACACCTCTCCTCCAAAAGTGGTGCCCTCTGTCAGAAATCCCCGTTTGTTCAGTGAGAGCGCCTTCTGTCTGTACGACCCCTGCTTGGAGAATCAGGAGCCCTGTGAAGTTCTCAGAGAAAAAACTGGGTGCCTCTGCCCTGGCAGGACCGGTGAGGACACCACTCCTCATGCTCCGCGAATCCAAGCGCTGCTGCCGATCACTGAAGGGGAAGACACGGGGAAGATAGAGGTGCAGTGGTGTGCTCCCAACTCTGTGGTTAATTCCTACAGGGTGACTATAGAGGGAACTGCTGATGTTACCAAGGAGTTTGGGGAGGAATCGCGACGAGGCTTGGTGGGATACTTGGAGGTGGGGACGAAGGTTTGCGTGGAAGCGAAGAACAAGGCAGGACACAGCAGTCCCACAGACTTCTCCTGCACGAGGTACGAACGTCCTGAGTCCTCTGACCACAAACTGCTGGCCGGCGCCATAGGAGGAGGAGTCGCCTTCATTTTGCTTCTCACCATAATAGCTGTGGTCCTCTGTCGACGACAAATGTGTCAAAAGGCAAAGCGGGAATCTGTCACTGGACTGGGAAACCCCTCTTACAAATCAGAAAGACCATCCTGA